One genomic segment of Brassica napus cultivar Da-Ae chromosome A3, Da-Ae, whole genome shotgun sequence includes these proteins:
- the LOC106443807 gene encoding F-box protein At4g05010, with product MALPNGEFEISFSHGKLHGSDEEVVRLGFVRFTRGLRSKRILFSKSNHETVSNSNLLDSPPVKMPLKRSKTEPNSSVLESLHQDILIRVLCHVDHDDLERLKRVSKTIRNAVLEAKKSHFDYSTPRKTLPFRDPTSILEQDSSLSDQDDAMDPPNAPVRRRKINREADLSKISMVLFK from the exons ATGGCATTGCCAAACGGAGAATTTGAGATTAGTTTCAGTCACGGTAAGCTTCACGGAAGTGATGAAGAAGTGGTAAGGTTAGGGTTTGTGAGGTTCACTCGAGGTTTGAGGAGCAAAAGGATTCTGTTTTCGAAATCGAACCATGAAACCGTTTCGAATTCCAATCTACTTGATTCGCCGCCGGTGAAAATGCCGTTGAAGAGATCTAAGACAGAACCCAATAGTTCTGTTCTTGAGTCTCTGCATCAAGATATTTtg ATTCGGGTCCTTTGTCATGTTGATCACGATGACCTAGAGAGACTCAAACGTGTCTCTAAAACAATTAGAAATGCT GTATTAGAGGCAAAGAAGTCACATTTTGATTATAGCACACCAAGAAAGACTCTGCCTTTTCGAGACCCAACATCGATCCTCGAGCAAGATTCGAGTTTGAGTGATCAAGATGATGCAATGGACCCTCCTAATGCACCCGTTCGAAGGAGGAAGATTAACCGTGAGGCAGACTTGTCTAAGATCTCTATGGTTTTGTTtaagtga
- the LOC111214613 gene encoding heavy metal-associated isoprenylated plant protein 47-like gives MAKKILMSVNMRCQKCRSAALKIGGQTTGVTFVGLEGEDKDQVVVIGEGIDAAGLVLRLRKKVGFADLISVTDVDTS, from the exons ATGGCCAAG AAAATCTTGATGTCGGTAAATATGAGGTGCCAAAAATGTCGCTCAGCAGCTCTTAAGATCGGAGGCCAAACCACTG GAGTGACTTTTGTGGGGTTAGAAGGAGAAGATAAAGATCAAGTGGTGGTGATCGGTGAAGGAATCGACGCCGCCGGTTTGGTCCTCCGGCTACGCAAGAAAGTCGGTTTTGCTGACCTTATTAGCGTCACTGATGTTGACACTTCCTAG